A single region of the Vagococcus teuberi genome encodes:
- the ald gene encoding alanine dehydrogenase, translating into MKIGVPKEIKNNENRVALTPPFVKILVENSHEVFIQTQAGAGAGFEDSAYEEMGATIVQNQEDVWDVDMVLKVKEPLASEYHLFKPNQILFTYLHLAPNKELTDALLANKVTAIAYESVRLPDGSLPLLTPMSEIAGRMAPQTGAYFLESINQGSGVLLSSVPGVEKGQIVIIGGGVAGTNAAKIAVGLGAKVRVLDINPKRLAELEDIFGNTIETVISNSHNIEKSVKIADLVIGAVLIPGRKAPRLVTEDMVRQMKPGSVIIDIAIDQGGIFETTDHVTNHDDPTYIKHGVVHYAVANMPGAVARTSTLALTNNTLPYIVKLANKPLTDIIKTDIALLNGFNTYNGVLTSKEVAEDQNRLSEYKPITNLL; encoded by the coding sequence TTGAAAATTGGCGTACCAAAAGAAATTAAGAACAATGAAAATCGTGTTGCATTGACTCCTCCATTTGTAAAAATTTTAGTGGAGAACTCGCATGAAGTCTTCATACAAACTCAAGCAGGTGCAGGTGCTGGATTTGAAGACAGTGCTTATGAGGAAATGGGTGCAACCATCGTTCAAAATCAAGAAGATGTATGGGATGTAGACATGGTTTTAAAAGTTAAAGAACCGTTGGCATCTGAATATCATTTATTCAAACCTAATCAAATCTTATTCACTTATCTACATTTAGCACCTAATAAAGAGTTAACTGATGCTTTATTGGCAAATAAAGTAACAGCGATAGCGTATGAATCAGTTCGTTTACCTGATGGATCTTTACCATTACTAACACCAATGTCGGAAATTGCAGGACGTATGGCTCCTCAAACGGGTGCTTACTTCCTAGAATCAATCAACCAAGGATCTGGTGTCTTACTATCATCTGTTCCCGGGGTTGAAAAAGGTCAAATCGTTATTATAGGTGGTGGGGTCGCTGGTACAAATGCTGCAAAAATTGCAGTTGGATTAGGTGCAAAAGTCCGTGTTTTAGATATTAATCCAAAACGATTAGCAGAATTAGAGGATATTTTTGGTAATACTATTGAAACGGTTATTTCAAATTCACATAACATTGAAAAATCAGTTAAAATAGCTGATTTAGTAATTGGTGCTGTTTTAATTCCTGGACGAAAAGCTCCACGTTTAGTAACTGAGGATATGGTTAGACAAATGAAGCCTGGTTCAGTGATTATTGATATTGCCATTGACCAAGGTGGTATATTTGAAACAACTGACCATGTAACAAACCATGATGATCCAACATATATTAAACATGGTGTTGTTCACTACGCTGTTGCCAATATGCCTGGTGCAGTAGCTCGTACATCAACACTTGCTTTAACTAACAACACTTTACCTTATATTGTTAAATTAGCAAACAAGCCCTTGACAGATATTATAAAAACAGATATAGCCTTATTAAATGGTTTCAATACATATAACGGTGTATTAACTTCTAAAGAAGTGGCCGAAGATCAAAATCGTTTATCAGAGTACAAACCGATAACAAACCTATTATAA
- the manA gene encoding mannose-6-phosphate isomerase, class I — protein sequence MTKPLFLKPVFQEKIWGGEKLSTEFGYELTSKTIGECWAISAHPHGVCTIENGEFSGEKLDDLWKKHPELFGHPKEKVFPLLTKILDAEDDLSVQVHPDDFYGLSHEGELGKTECWYIISAEPGSEIIYGHHAKTKDELKRMIDSGEWDDLLRRIPVKKGDFFYVPSGTIHAIGSGIMILETQQSSDTTYRVYDYDREDDNGITRELHIQQSLEVTTVPHVDPKIAVTQLNENKSSITTFIESDYFNVYEWNVNGILDIQSHAPYTLVSVIDGFGYLKFDEQSYEISKGMHFILPNGVDTWSLEGDLDIIASEPGKKNR from the coding sequence ATGACAAAGCCATTATTTTTAAAACCAGTATTCCAAGAAAAAATTTGGGGTGGAGAAAAATTATCGACAGAATTTGGTTATGAATTAACTAGTAAAACGATTGGTGAATGTTGGGCAATTAGTGCGCATCCTCATGGTGTTTGTACGATTGAAAATGGGGAATTCAGTGGAGAAAAGTTAGATGATTTATGGAAAAAACATCCAGAATTATTCGGTCATCCAAAGGAAAAAGTTTTCCCATTATTGACTAAAATTTTAGATGCAGAAGATGATTTATCTGTACAAGTTCATCCAGATGATTTTTACGGATTAAGTCACGAAGGAGAGCTTGGAAAAACTGAGTGTTGGTATATTATAAGTGCTGAACCAGGATCTGAGATTATTTATGGTCATCATGCTAAAACAAAGGATGAATTAAAACGAATGATTGATTCTGGTGAATGGGATGATTTGTTGAGACGTATTCCTGTCAAAAAGGGAGATTTCTTCTATGTGCCAAGTGGAACAATTCATGCGATAGGTAGTGGGATTATGATTTTGGAAACTCAACAAAGTAGTGATACCACATATCGCGTGTATGATTACGATAGAGAAGATGATAATGGCATTACTCGTGAATTACATATCCAACAATCACTTGAAGTAACAACAGTTCCTCATGTTGATCCTAAAATAGCTGTTACACAACTGAATGAAAATAAATCAAGTATTACTACCTTTATAGAATCTGATTACTTTAATGTATATGAGTGGAATGTTAATGGTATTTTGGATATTCAGTCTCATGCGCCTTATACACTAGTTAGTGTGATAGATGGATTCGGTTATTTAAAATTTGATGAGCAATCATATGAGATTTCTAAGGGTATGCACTTTATTTTACCAAATGGAGTAGATACATGGTCATTAGAAGGAGATTTAGATATCATTGCTTCAGAACCTGGAAAGAAAAATAGATAG
- a CDS encoding serine hydrolase domain-containing protein, with translation MFEKTIATIELMHQDKIIPGANYLFLKQGDIQKGVIGFKEVMPEEISATHDTLYDMASLTKVMMTNTLVLQLIEKNVLDIDAPFKTYLPSWHEERVTLRHLLTHTSAVYGYIENRDELSGEELKQAILRLPVNKSIIGKKKVYTDTGTLLIGFMLEDYYKQNLHDLFTEKVLHPLGMTSSGFTNIDKTKCAPTQVTKTRGVIKGEVHDPKAYQLKEHCGSAGLFSTIDDSFKFVQMMLNKGALPSGDKMLLPETIESLLQDYTPTATLSRSLGWDLRYHLEKKHPILYHTGYTGTFMLIDIIEQEAFIFLSNRVHPYDNRQDYIRKRDELIEVFQKEQTN, from the coding sequence ATGTTTGAAAAAACTATCGCTACTATTGAGTTGATGCATCAAGATAAGATCATACCAGGAGCCAATTATCTTTTTTTAAAACAAGGTGATATACAAAAAGGAGTCATTGGTTTTAAAGAAGTGATGCCAGAAGAGATAAGTGCAACTCATGACACACTTTACGATATGGCTTCTCTTACGAAAGTCATGATGACTAATACACTTGTTTTGCAATTAATCGAAAAAAATGTTTTAGACATTGATGCCCCATTTAAAACCTATTTACCATCATGGCATGAAGAACGTGTGACATTACGACATTTATTGACACACACGTCAGCCGTTTATGGATACATTGAAAATAGAGATGAGTTATCAGGAGAAGAACTTAAACAAGCAATTTTACGCTTACCGGTTAATAAATCAATTATAGGAAAGAAAAAAGTGTATACTGATACAGGCACATTATTGATAGGATTTATGTTGGAAGACTATTATAAGCAAAACTTACATGATTTGTTTACTGAAAAGGTCTTGCATCCATTAGGAATGACTTCAAGTGGCTTTACAAACATTGATAAAACGAAATGTGCACCTACTCAGGTTACTAAAACAAGAGGAGTCATAAAGGGTGAGGTTCATGATCCAAAAGCCTACCAACTAAAAGAACACTGTGGTAGTGCGGGTTTATTTAGTACAATTGATGATAGCTTTAAGTTTGTTCAAATGATGTTGAATAAAGGGGCATTACCATCTGGCGATAAGATGCTTTTACCCGAAACAATAGAAAGTTTATTACAAGACTACACGCCAACAGCTACTCTGTCTCGTTCCTTAGGGTGGGATTTAAGGTATCATTTAGAAAAAAAACATCCAATATTATATCATACAGGTTATACGGGTACTTTTATGTTGATAGATATTATAGAACAAGAGGCTTTTATTTTTTTATCAAATAGAGTTCATCCTTATGATAATAGACAAGATTACATAAGAAAACGTGATGAATTAATCGAGGTTTTTCAAAAAGAACAGACGAATTAG
- a CDS encoding VOC family protein, with translation MVNFSLNPNTKLTSVAIKVKDFDRMLSFYQQVVGFDLINEENDMAILGIGSQKRKLLGLISTPDGVEGSNTQTGLNHTSFVFPTRDDLARFIKHLMLINYPIEGESDHGFCESVYISDPENNRLEFSWDKPRDEWPMVDGKIDGVTKELNIQKRLNRVEGEYTSVPEETKVGHVHLSVSDLEEVYKFYAEKLGFKIKDDDFSSTHLLSVNDYHHQLAINEAQSNGVSPVIHETDLGVDHVTFDIPTMDDLLLLKENLESLGCDFYYNKGKRIIGLYDPSGIHLWFIVFKKENKK, from the coding sequence ATGGTTAACTTTTCATTAAATCCAAACACCAAATTGACTTCTGTTGCCATCAAAGTAAAAGATTTTGACAGAATGTTAAGTTTCTACCAACAAGTTGTTGGGTTTGATTTGATTAATGAAGAAAATGATATGGCTATTTTAGGTATTGGTAGTCAGAAAAGAAAATTGCTGGGATTGATTTCGACACCAGATGGCGTTGAAGGTTCAAATACTCAGACTGGATTAAACCATACATCGTTTGTTTTTCCAACTAGAGACGACCTCGCTCGTTTTATCAAACATCTCATGTTAATTAATTATCCAATTGAAGGCGAAAGTGACCATGGATTTTGTGAATCTGTTTATATCAGTGATCCTGAGAATAATCGTTTAGAGTTCAGTTGGGATAAGCCAAGAGATGAATGGCCAATGGTAGATGGTAAAATAGATGGTGTAACCAAAGAATTGAACATTCAGAAACGTTTAAATCGAGTAGAAGGAGAATATACATCTGTTCCAGAAGAAACCAAAGTGGGACATGTCCACTTGTCTGTTTCTGATTTAGAAGAAGTATACAAGTTCTATGCTGAAAAATTAGGCTTTAAAATTAAAGATGATGATTTTAGCTCAACTCATTTGCTTTCTGTGAATGACTATCATCACCAATTAGCAATTAATGAAGCTCAATCAAATGGAGTGTCTCCAGTTATCCATGAGACGGATTTGGGAGTAGACCATGTGACATTTGATATACCAACAATGGATGATTTACTTTTATTAAAAGAAAATCTAGAATCACTCGGGTGTGATTTTTATTATAATAAAGGAAAACGAATCATTGGATTGTACGATCCTAGTGGTATTCATTTATGGTTCATCGTTTTTAAAAAAGAAAATAAAAAATAA
- a CDS encoding ABC transporter ATP-binding protein yields the protein MRQHGPGGVKGKKAKPKNFWKTTKRLMSYMMKRWYLIFLVFVLATASTIFQIRTPKILGEATTEIFTGLMKAKETMMSGAKVSKIDINFDKIGSILMIVLAMYIASAIFSFMQQFIMTRISQRTVYQLRKEFKEKMGRVPVSYYDTHSNGDIMSRAINDMDNIATTLQQTLTQFVTSILMFFGVLWMMLTISWKLTIVAALTVPLSLIITMIIAPKSQRYFGKQQASLGLLNNQIEESYSGHAVVKSFNHEKDNIDVFEIQNQHLYESGWKSQFISAIIMPLMNFVKNISYVFIAILGGIQVANGYMPLGDVQAFMQYTNQFAQPLSQMANLLNTIQSTIASAERIFDVLDEMEMSDTTVDNSLATPTDAVVSFQHMAFGYDDSELLMKDFNLDVFKGQKVAIVGPTGAGKTTIINLLERFYDVSGGAILYQGKDTRNIKRETLRSHFSMVLQDTWLFAGSIYDNIRYGNMDASEEDVIRAAKAARVDEFVRRLPEGYDTVLNEDASNISQGQRQLITIARAFLVNPDVLILDEATSSVDTRTEILIQEAMDRLLEGRTSFVVAHRLSTIRDADNIIVMDQGDIVETGNHDQLLEKAGFYAELYNSQFSTGVSI from the coding sequence ATGAGACAGCACGGACCTGGTGGAGTAAAAGGAAAAAAAGCAAAGCCAAAGAATTTTTGGAAAACAACTAAACGTTTAATGTCATATATGATGAAGCGTTGGTACTTAATTTTTTTAGTGTTTGTTTTAGCAACAGCCTCTACTATATTTCAAATTCGAACTCCTAAAATATTAGGAGAGGCAACAACTGAAATTTTTACTGGACTAATGAAAGCAAAAGAAACCATGATGAGTGGTGCTAAAGTAAGCAAAATAGATATTAACTTTGATAAAATTGGTAGCATATTAATGATTGTATTAGCGATGTACATTGCATCAGCTATTTTCAGTTTTATGCAACAATTTATTATGACACGTATTTCTCAACGAACAGTGTATCAATTAAGAAAAGAATTTAAAGAAAAAATGGGACGTGTCCCTGTTTCTTACTATGACACGCATTCAAATGGTGATATTATGTCTCGTGCGATTAACGACATGGATAATATTGCTACAACCCTTCAACAAACGTTAACTCAGTTTGTTACAAGTATTTTAATGTTTTTCGGGGTACTGTGGATGATGTTAACAATCAGCTGGAAGTTAACAATTGTTGCAGCGTTGACAGTGCCACTAAGTTTAATCATCACAATGATTATTGCACCAAAATCTCAACGATATTTTGGCAAACAACAAGCGAGTTTAGGTTTATTAAACAATCAGATTGAAGAAAGCTATAGTGGACATGCAGTTGTTAAAAGTTTTAATCATGAAAAAGACAATATAGATGTATTTGAAATTCAAAATCAACATTTATATGAATCTGGTTGGAAATCGCAGTTTATTTCAGCGATTATTATGCCATTGATGAACTTTGTAAAAAATATTAGTTATGTCTTTATAGCTATATTAGGTGGGATTCAAGTAGCAAATGGATATATGCCTTTAGGGGACGTACAAGCTTTTATGCAATACACTAACCAATTTGCTCAACCTCTAAGTCAAATGGCGAATCTGTTAAATACAATTCAATCAACAATTGCTTCGGCTGAACGTATTTTTGATGTATTAGATGAAATGGAAATGAGTGATACAACAGTTGATAATTCACTTGCTACACCAACAGACGCGGTTGTGTCATTCCAACATATGGCATTTGGTTATGATGATAGTGAATTATTGATGAAAGACTTTAATTTAGATGTATTTAAGGGACAAAAAGTTGCCATTGTAGGACCAACTGGTGCTGGTAAAACAACAATTATCAATTTACTGGAACGCTTTTATGATGTCTCAGGTGGTGCGATTTTGTATCAAGGAAAAGATACTCGTAATATTAAACGTGAAACATTACGCTCACATTTTTCAATGGTACTACAAGATACATGGTTATTTGCTGGCTCAATTTATGACAATATTCGTTATGGGAATATGGATGCTAGTGAAGAAGATGTTATCCGTGCAGCCAAAGCAGCACGTGTTGACGAATTTGTTCGTCGTTTGCCAGAAGGATATGATACTGTGTTAAACGAGGACGCATCAAATATTTCTCAAGGACAAAGACAATTAATCACAATTGCACGTGCCTTTTTAGTTAATCCAGATGTTTTAATCTTGGATGAAGCAACTTCTAGTGTTGATACAAGAACTGAAATATTGATACAAGAAGCAATGGATAGATTATTAGAAGGTCGTACAAGTTTTGTTGTGGCTCATAGATTATCAACGATTCGTGATGCAGATAACATTATTGTGATGGATCAAGGGGACATCGTTGAAACAGGAAATCATGATCAATTACTTGAAAAAGCCGGTTTCTATGCTGAATTGTATAATAGTCAATTTTCAACAGGGGTAAGTATTTAA
- a CDS encoding ABC transporter ATP-binding protein — protein sequence MLRIIKRMSLPAVLGAILFIVIQITSDLYLPTLTSNIIDKGVTKGDISYIWRVGFVMIGISFVGILASIANTFIATRQAQKLGKKLRSEIYEKVEYSSQREFDKIGTASLITRTTNDVNQIQMVSQMFLRIMINAPITLIGASVLAFYRDRELTKIFLYVIPMIILVVGVTMYFAIPLFKSLQEKTDRLNLVFREGLTGVRVIRAFNQTKFEEYRFDDANKDYTNTAIKVNTLMSFLLPVITFIISVTNVSIIWFGGHNIAEGTLEVGNMMAFMTYAMQILMSFVMMAMIFVFVPRAQASAVRINEVLDMKDDIKNPDSPKAFNSDSSLTFNEVSYSYSGAEKPALSDVDFTAKKGDTVAIIGGTGSGKSTLVNLIPRFFDTTEGEILVDECNVKDVLQHELREKVSFVPQKAVLFTGTIRSNMQYGKENATDDEIWQALETAQAKSFVSELPDGLDSKVEQGGTNFSGGQRQRLCIARALIKNASVYVFDDSFSALDFKTDAALRKALKESITEAVVVIVAQRISTVVDADTILVLDDGVMVGRGDHQTLKATNDTYQEIISSQLSKEEIA from the coding sequence ATGTTAAGAATCATAAAACGAATGTCTCTACCAGCAGTTTTAGGGGCTATTTTATTCATCGTAATTCAAATTACGAGCGATTTGTATTTACCAACACTCACGTCAAATATTATTGACAAAGGAGTTACTAAGGGAGATATCTCATACATTTGGCGCGTTGGTTTTGTGATGATAGGTATTTCATTTGTCGGAATATTAGCATCTATTGCTAATACATTTATTGCCACAAGACAAGCGCAAAAACTAGGTAAAAAATTACGTTCTGAGATTTATGAAAAAGTAGAATATTCATCTCAACGCGAATTTGACAAGATTGGAACAGCGTCTTTAATTACCAGAACAACCAATGATGTTAATCAAATTCAAATGGTTAGTCAGATGTTCTTAAGAATCATGATTAATGCACCAATCACATTAATAGGTGCAAGTGTTTTGGCTTTTTATCGTGACAGAGAACTGACAAAAATATTTTTATATGTCATTCCAATGATTATATTAGTTGTAGGTGTCACAATGTATTTTGCGATTCCATTATTTAAAAGTTTACAAGAAAAAACAGATAGACTGAACTTAGTATTTCGTGAAGGACTAACAGGTGTACGGGTTATCCGTGCATTTAATCAAACAAAATTTGAAGAGTATCGTTTTGATGATGCCAATAAAGACTACACGAATACTGCCATAAAGGTAAATACACTGATGTCATTCTTATTACCTGTGATTACGTTCATTATTAGTGTGACAAATGTATCTATTATTTGGTTTGGAGGTCATAATATCGCGGAAGGAACGCTTGAAGTAGGGAATATGATGGCGTTTATGACGTATGCTATGCAAATTTTAATGAGTTTTGTGATGATGGCGATGATTTTTGTGTTTGTACCCCGTGCTCAAGCATCAGCTGTTCGTATTAACGAAGTACTTGACATGAAAGACGATATTAAAAATCCAGATTCACCAAAAGCATTTAATTCAGATAGTTCATTAACATTTAACGAAGTTAGTTATAGCTACAGTGGTGCTGAAAAACCTGCTTTATCTGATGTTGATTTTACCGCAAAAAAAGGTGACACGGTTGCGATTATTGGGGGGACTGGTTCAGGTAAATCGACGTTGGTCAATTTAATTCCACGTTTCTTTGATACAACAGAAGGTGAGATATTAGTTGATGAATGCAATGTAAAAGATGTCTTGCAACATGAACTAAGAGAAAAAGTCAGTTTTGTACCACAAAAAGCAGTGTTATTTACCGGAACAATCCGATCAAATATGCAATACGGGAAAGAAAATGCAACAGACGACGAGATTTGGCAAGCTTTAGAAACAGCACAAGCAAAATCATTTGTTTCTGAATTACCAGATGGTTTGGATAGTAAAGTTGAACAAGGTGGAACAAACTTCTCAGGTGGACAGCGTCAACGTCTATGTATAGCTAGAGCACTCATAAAAAACGCATCAGTCTACGTGTTTGATGACTCCTTCTCAGCACTTGATTTTAAAACAGATGCTGCTCTTAGAAAAGCATTGAAAGAGTCGATTACTGAAGCAGTAGTCGTCATAGTAGCGCAAAGAATTAGTACCGTGGTGGATGCTGATACGATTCTTGTATTAGATGATGGTGTCATGGTAGGTCGTGGCGATCACCAAACGCTAAAAGCAACAAATGATACCTATCAAGAAATTATTTCATCACAGTTGAGTAAGGAGGAAATAGCATGA
- a CDS encoding TetR/AcrR family transcriptional regulator — protein sequence MPSLTFFRLEEEKQQKIIAACEKEFSDVPIHQASIANIVKYAGIPRGSFYQYFEDKDDVFYYICDNLVKEPETTFMALFKENKGNLFLTMQEFFDYFIHLVLKSKHAKLLKNIFMYMDYKRSSEIFDELGVEKRTQKQIMGRKKQRYHQYEELVKNVDYSYLKISDVKELKVLLRLLFYTMHASINEIYRSEQMGKKINIEKAKAEFNMKLDWIAYGVIEDK from the coding sequence ATGCCAAGTCTCACATTTTTTCGTTTAGAAGAAGAAAAACAGCAAAAAATTATTGCAGCATGTGAAAAAGAATTTTCTGATGTTCCAATCCACCAAGCATCAATTGCCAATATTGTGAAGTATGCAGGTATTCCAAGAGGGAGTTTTTATCAGTATTTTGAAGATAAAGATGATGTGTTTTACTATATTTGCGATAATTTAGTAAAAGAACCTGAAACAACATTCATGGCATTATTTAAAGAAAATAAAGGAAATTTATTTTTAACCATGCAAGAATTTTTTGATTATTTTATTCATTTGGTTTTAAAAAGTAAGCATGCAAAGTTATTAAAAAACATCTTTATGTATATGGATTACAAACGTTCAAGTGAAATTTTTGATGAGTTAGGTGTTGAAAAAAGAACACAAAAACAAATAATGGGTCGAAAAAAACAACGATATCATCAGTATGAAGAATTAGTAAAAAATGTTGATTATTCATACCTAAAAATATCTGATGTGAAAGAGTTAAAAGTATTATTAAGATTATTGTTTTATACGATGCACGCATCAATTAATGAAATTTATCGTTCAGAACAAATGGGAAAAAAAATAAACATTGAAAAAGCGAAAGCGGAATTTAATATGAAGCTAGATTGGATTGCCTACGGGGTAATTGAAGATAAATAG
- a CDS encoding NAD(P)/FAD-dependent oxidoreductase: MTKEIYDITIIGGGPAGIFAAFYAGMRQAKTKIIESLPQLGGQLSLLYPEKLIYDVAGFPNIKAQQLVDQLVEQIKPFDQTICLDEEVLQIEKEGAMFKLITKKGTHYSKTVIIAAGNGAFQPKRLTTEGHEQYEGKGLHYFVTDMEQFRGKDIMICGGGDSAVDWALMLEDVAKSVKLVHRRPTFRAHEHSISLLEQSSVEIETPFVIQELHGDGEHLTGVTLFNPKTDDSKTIDVSNLLVNYGFSSSLGPIKNWPIELTRQSIVTDSATRTSVDGIFAIGDISTYDGKVELIATGFGEAPIAVNHAVNHINPKERVQPMHSTSLFDQ, translated from the coding sequence ATGACAAAAGAAATATATGATATTACAATTATTGGTGGTGGACCTGCTGGGATTTTCGCTGCTTTTTACGCTGGAATGAGACAAGCTAAAACTAAAATTATTGAATCTCTACCACAACTTGGAGGACAACTTAGTTTACTTTATCCGGAAAAGCTCATTTACGATGTAGCAGGATTTCCAAATATAAAAGCACAACAATTAGTCGATCAATTAGTTGAACAAATTAAACCGTTTGATCAAACCATTTGTTTAGATGAAGAAGTGTTGCAAATTGAAAAAGAAGGTGCCATGTTTAAACTTATTACCAAAAAAGGCACACACTATTCCAAAACAGTAATCATCGCTGCCGGTAATGGCGCGTTTCAACCAAAACGATTAACAACTGAAGGTCATGAGCAGTATGAGGGAAAAGGACTACACTATTTTGTGACTGATATGGAACAATTTAGAGGAAAAGATATCATGATTTGTGGTGGTGGTGATTCTGCGGTTGATTGGGCATTGATGCTTGAAGATGTTGCTAAATCTGTCAAACTAGTTCATCGTCGTCCAACGTTCAGAGCGCATGAACATAGTATCAGCTTATTAGAACAATCAAGTGTCGAAATCGAAACGCCTTTTGTTATTCAAGAATTACATGGAGATGGAGAACACTTAACAGGTGTTACCTTATTTAACCCAAAAACAGATGACTCAAAAACAATTGACGTATCTAATTTACTCGTTAATTACGGTTTTTCTTCTTCACTAGGGCCAATAAAGAATTGGCCAATAGAATTAACGCGTCAATCAATTGTAACGGATTCTGCTACTAGAACATCTGTTGACGGTATTTTTGCGATTGGAGATATTTCAACGTATGATGGGAAAGTTGAACTTATCGCAACTGGATTTGGTGAAGCACCGATTGCCGTTAATCACGCAGTAAACCACATAAATCCTAAAGAACGTGTTCAACCGATGCATAGCACTAGTTTATTTGACCAATAG
- a CDS encoding phosphatidylglycerophosphatase A — translation MTIKKETLKKMSRQLLLDRGVTIKDIAELVYFLQEKYVQDLTLDMCLENVEAVLNKREVQNAILTGIQLDIAAENHQVLEPLQEILETDEGLYGIDEILALSIVNIYGSIGFTNYGYIDKVKPGILEKLNSHEGNQVHTFLDDIVGAIAAAAASRLAHSEPDRLNENQ, via the coding sequence ATGACAATAAAAAAAGAAACACTTAAAAAAATGTCTCGACAATTATTATTAGATCGTGGTGTAACAATTAAGGACATAGCAGAACTAGTTTACTTTCTACAAGAAAAATACGTACAAGATTTAACTCTTGATATGTGTTTAGAAAACGTTGAGGCTGTTTTAAATAAAAGAGAAGTTCAAAATGCTATTTTGACAGGGATTCAACTTGATATCGCTGCAGAAAATCATCAAGTGTTAGAACCTTTACAAGAAATTCTTGAAACAGATGAAGGTTTATATGGAATTGATGAAATATTAGCATTATCTATTGTTAATATATATGGTTCCATTGGTTTTACTAACTATGGTTATATAGATAAAGTCAAACCAGGTATTTTAGAAAAATTGAATTCACATGAAGGCAATCAAGTTCATACCTTTTTAGATGATATTGTCGGAGCTATTGCAGCCGCTGCAGCAAGTCGTCTAGCTCACTCTGAACCCGACCGACTAAACGAAAACCAGTGA
- a CDS encoding TIGR01906 family membrane protein, whose translation MVKAKEYLKRIVLILFLLSLAITLTINARWLYQLDINYLGITEYTDYSKQTIMSNYDDLMRYLNFFWIKTLSMKDFPTSAEGAFHFVEVKQLFQLNYAVFFITLIPSVMYLYRLFKTKMVWTLSHMIQGILMGLATLSFFMIVAFDQFFVLFHEVFFNNDAWMFYPETDPIILVLPQDYFFHCFTLFFVLFILFLIVLLIKGKKELKKTSDA comes from the coding sequence GTGGTAAAAGCAAAAGAGTATTTAAAAAGAATTGTGTTAATTTTATTTTTATTGAGTCTAGCCATTACGTTAACGATTAATGCAAGATGGTTGTATCAATTAGATATCAATTATTTAGGCATTACAGAATACACGGATTACTCCAAACAAACTATTATGTCTAATTATGACGACTTGATGCGATACTTGAATTTTTTCTGGATAAAAACTCTTTCGATGAAAGATTTCCCAACATCAGCTGAAGGCGCATTTCATTTTGTTGAAGTGAAGCAATTATTTCAGTTAAATTATGCCGTGTTTTTTATCACGTTAATTCCAAGTGTGATGTATCTATATCGTTTATTTAAAACAAAAATGGTGTGGACATTGTCACATATGATACAAGGTATTTTGATGGGACTAGCAACACTGTCTTTTTTTATGATTGTGGCGTTTGACCAATTTTTTGTGTTGTTCCACGAAGTTTTTTTTAATAACGATGCGTGGATGTTTTATCCTGAGACAGATCCTATTATTTTAGTCTTGCCTCAAGACTATTTTTTCCATTGTTTTACTTTGTTTTTTGTTTTATTTATTTTATTTTTAATTGTATTACTTATTAAAGGAAAAAAAGAATTAAAAAAAACCAGTGATGCGTAA